From Desulfurellaceae bacterium, the proteins below share one genomic window:
- a CDS encoding DUF5615 family PIN-like protein, translating to MRLFIDECLSPHIARALNASGEHLAEHPLDFGGRGDPDHRVLQRCIARELVIVTQNARDFRALVRTADIHPGLIILPCVGREQSFALLRAAFAYLEARGNAMDAMLNHVLEIDADGAIRFYPLPA from the coding sequence ATGCGGCTGTTCATCGACGAATGCCTGTCCCCCCACATAGCCCGGGCACTGAATGCGAGCGGCGAACATCTTGCCGAACACCCCTTGGATTTTGGCGGTCGGGGAGACCCCGACCACCGGGTGCTGCAACGCTGCATTGCCCGTGAACTCGTGATTGTTACCCAGAATGCGCGCGATTTTCGTGCGCTCGTACGAACCGCAGACATTCACCCCGGCCTGATTATCCTGCCCTGTGTCGGCCGAGAGCAGTCTTTTGCGCTTCTCAGAGCAGCGTTTGCCTATCTTGAAGCGCGGGGAAACGCCATGGATGCCATGCTGAACCACGTCCTCGAAATTGATGCGGACGGAGCTATTCGTTTCTATCCCTTACCAGCGTGA
- a CDS encoding DUF433 domain-containing protein produces MTLSSDLTLREAAELAGVTKTTVEKAVEAKVMQTLSRPARLRGGSTRYVPLQAVAYFAALKSANLVDLPVRHKKALWMRLVRLAPMALEPVEFSPGTVLHVDELAGEVFETAVRYKESRDAHIVSDTDILGGTPVIRGTRISVYAVLGRLQNGDSVADLIADNPDIPRDAFEAAAIFARAHPLRGRPGGRPWRNAARQSP; encoded by the coding sequence ATGACACTATCGTCTGATCTCACCCTGCGCGAAGCGGCCGAACTGGCCGGCGTCACCAAAACAACCGTAGAGAAGGCGGTGGAGGCGAAGGTGATGCAAACGCTGAGCCGCCCCGCACGTCTGCGTGGCGGCTCGACGCGCTATGTGCCGTTACAGGCGGTAGCCTATTTCGCCGCCTTAAAGTCGGCCAATCTTGTGGATTTGCCCGTGCGTCACAAAAAGGCGCTGTGGATGCGACTTGTCCGTCTCGCTCCCATGGCACTCGAGCCAGTCGAATTTTCGCCGGGCACCGTCCTGCATGTGGACGAACTGGCCGGCGAGGTTTTTGAGACGGCCGTGCGCTACAAGGAATCGCGGGACGCCCACATCGTGTCCGATACGGACATCCTCGGTGGCACGCCGGTGATACGCGGCACCCGGATAAGCGTCTATGCAGTGCTGGGGCGCCTGCAAAACGGCGACAGCGTCGCCGATCTCATCGCCGATAATCCTGACATCCCACGCGATGCGTTCGAGGCAGCGGCGATTTTCGCACGGGCACATCCATTGAGGGGCCGACCGGGCGGTCGGCCGTGGCGCAACGCGGCGCGACAAAGCCCGTGA